A part of Ictalurus furcatus strain D&B chromosome 8, Billie_1.0, whole genome shotgun sequence genomic DNA contains:
- the reep2 gene encoding receptor expression-enhancing protein 2: MVSWIISRMVVLAFGTLYPAYSSYKAVKTKNVKEYVKWMMYWIVFALFTTAETITDMLLSWFPFYFELKIAFVIWLLSPYTKGSSVLYRKFVHPTLSNKEKEIDEYIAQAKDRSYETMMRFGKRGLNIAATAAVTAAAKGQGVLSEKLRSFSLQDLTLIQNEEELLDDDTHTAATLPRAKTRTVRATVIPADSESQLGSRSDTDQSDSRVEHSDEDIADKVPKRTASMRAAKKLTPAKTETVKVVKKQPKKKSTTSNNAETPP, translated from the exons ATGGTGTCGTGGATTATTTCCAGGATGGTGGT ccTGGCCTTTGGGACCCTTTACCCAGCCTACTCCTCCTATAAGGCAGTCAAGACGAAAAACGTCAAGGAGTAT GTCAAATGGATGATGTACTGGATAGTGTTTGCGCTCTTTACCACGGCGGAGACGATCACGGATATGCTCCTGTCCTG GTTTCCTTTTTATTTCGAGCTGAAGATCGCTTTTGTCATCTGGCTGCTGTCACCATACACGAAGGGCTCCAGCGTCCTGTACCGGAAGTTTGTGCACCCTACACTGTCCAACAAAGAAAAG gagaTTGATGAGTATATCGCCCAGGCAAAGGACCGCAGCTATGAGACGATGATGCGCTTTGGGAAGAGGGGGTTGAATATTGCAGCCACAGCAGCAGTGACTGCAGCCGCCAAG GGTCAGGGTGTGTTGTCGGAGAAGCTGCGCAGTTTCAGTCTGCAGGATCTGACGCTCATTCAGAACGAGGAAGAGCTGCTGgatgatgacacacacactgctgctacACTGCCCCGCGCTAAAACAcgtacag TGCGGGCCACAGTCATACCGGCAGACAGCGAATCACAGCTCGGTTCCCGGTCTGACACCGACCAATCAGATAGCAGGGTGGAGCACTCTGATGAGGACATCGCTGATAAAGTGCCCAAGCGAACGGCCAGCATGAGAGCAGCGAAGAAACTGACCCCTGCTAAGACAGAG ACAGTTAAAGTAGTGAAGAAGCAGCCAAAGAAGAAGAGCACCACCAGCAATAATGCAGAGACGCCACCTTGA